Proteins co-encoded in one Salarias fasciatus chromosome 4, fSalaFa1.1, whole genome shotgun sequence genomic window:
- the LOC115386659 gene encoding beta-galactoside-binding lectin, with product MQKGMIVKNMSFKVGQTLTVVGVPTPDSTNFAINIGNDDQEITMHINPRFNAHGDENTVVCNSYQGGNWCEEHREGGFPFRQGEEFTVIIEFTPAEFVVTLSDGSAIHFPNRIGAEKYSVLNFDGDVRITSLQIK from the exons ATGCAGAAA GGAATGATTGTGAAGAACATGTCCTTCAAGGTCGGACAGACCTTGACGGTTGTCGGAGTCCCCACTCCTGATTCTACAAA TTTTGCCATCAACATCGGCAATGATGACCAGGAGATCACGATGCACATTAACCCTCGTTTCAATGCCCATGGAGACGAGAACACGGTGGTCTGCAACTCCTACCAGGGAGGCAACTGGTGTGAGGAGCATCGAGAGGGCGGCTTCCCCTTCCGCCAGGGAGAGGAGTTCACG GTCATCATTGAATTCACTCCAGCCGAGTTCGTGGTGACTTTATCAGATGGCTCTGCAATCCACTTCCCCAATCGCATTGGTGCAGAGAAATACTCAGTCTTGAACTTTGACGGGGATGTTCGCATCACGAGTTTGCAGATTAAGTAG